A stretch of Shewanella dokdonensis DNA encodes these proteins:
- a CDS encoding DUF2780 domain-containing protein: protein MTQMKAPILTLTALLLTVPAHAGLLDNIKSQVQQTATNTATAPVTDNQSTSLVSSVMSQLNLNQTQAEGGLGSLLNLAKSNLGTSQFSQLADTIPNVDGLLSAVPATDSKSGMSGLLSKAGNLGSSLQGSAMVYDAFSKLGISKDLVAPMAEILKNYLQTSGGEGTASLLTQGLGALL from the coding sequence ATGACCCAAATGAAAGCGCCAATATTAACCCTCACAGCCCTACTGCTGACGGTACCGGCCCATGCTGGCTTGCTGGATAATATCAAGTCGCAGGTACAACAAACTGCCACTAACACCGCCACTGCGCCAGTTACCGATAATCAGAGTACCAGTCTGGTCAGCAGCGTGATGTCACAATTGAATCTGAACCAAACCCAAGCCGAAGGCGGGTTAGGCAGTCTGCTGAATCTAGCAAAATCCAACCTCGGCACCTCGCAGTTTTCACAGCTTGCTGACACGATTCCCAATGTTGATGGCCTGTTATCTGCCGTCCCTGCCACCGACAGCAAGTCTGGCATGAGCGGCTTACTGTCCAAAGCGGGTAATCTGGGGAGTTCACTGCAAGGTAGCGCCATGGTTTATGACGCTTTTTCAAAGTTGGGGATCTCTAAAGATCTAGTTGCCCCGATGGCCGAAATTCTCAAGAACTATCTGCAAACCAGTGGTGGTGAAGGC